The DNA segment ATGATTTTCAGGTGACTCATGGGTCAGTACGATAATGCCCTTGTCGCGCGCCTTCTTAAATACTGGCTCAAGCACGGTCACATCATTTGGCACAACGGTGATGGCATCGACGCCCTTAGCGATAAGATCTTCAATCATCTTCACCTGCTGAGCAGGATCTGGCGTAGCAGGCCCTACTTGACGGGCATTGACCCCTAAATCGGCCGCGGCCTGTTCGACCCCTTTATCCATCTGGTTGAACCAAGGAATACCAGAAACTTTAACCACGTTGACGATTTCATAATCTTTAGCGTAAACACTAGCAGATAACAGAGCTAGAGAAACAGCCGCAACTTTGAAGAAGACTTTTTTCACCTTGATTCACCTTATGAAAATGTAGCTAGGGTGCGCAGGCAATGACTTGCCCTGCAATTTGGCGACAATATAAAGTTAGGAGGTGGATAAGTCCGTTAGAGAGGTGAATAACGTGACCTATGCACATTACTGTTAAAACCGTGAAAATTTAAGCCGCGAATTAAGTTGTCAGCGATAACTGATGAAATAAAACAACGCTTTCTCGCCGTTAATCACTCTAATTTAGCAACAGGTAATTGCCACAATAGTAACACTTAGTATTGTCATTTCATTAGCGGATGCTGGTTTAGCTAATGGCATGAAAAATAGATATCAAAAATCAAACCAGGGTCACAAATAGCCATTTAATTTCAGTAAGCCAGCCAATCATGATTAAGGTAACCCGCCTCAATCGCAACCAAAACATAGGTCTTAGATAATAAGTTGATTCAGAAAAACGTCATTTAACAACACAAATACAGCTTTTGACATAATTGAGCACGACAATCTAAAGCAATACTCGCTAACCCGTCATTGATTAACTATTTCTGAGTCGCCACTCTTTTATATCGCCTCGGCAAATTTTATATCGCCTCGGCAAAGTTAACGCTATGAATCCGCGCATTTTCAAAGCCCTTAACCACCTTACGAGTACAGACTTTAGCCAACTTTCGTATTTATGTAAGATCAATAAAAAATACGGTTTTTTAAACTAGGCTATTATTAACGCAAATCGTTTTACGAGAGCGACATCATGGCTCGATTAGCTAGCAATTATCCTGCTTTAAATCGTCTGAGGTCGGTTCCACTGGAGCTGGTTAATGCCGTGATGTTGTCGGCAGCTCTGACTGCAACCGTTCTTGCCTCCGATAAGATTAATCCTGCCACAAGCGCTACTCAGCAATCGATTCAATTTTCTAATCCTCAGTCCACTCCACTTTCTAGCCTGCTCTCTAATCAACCCTCTAATCAACTCGCTAACCATGAGTCTGCACAAGAGATGATCCAAAAAGCGATGGATAATTGGCGTGGGCTGACCTCTTCGAGTCTGTTAACCATGGTGATCCACCGTCCCGACTGGGAGCGCTCGATGACGGTACAGGGCTGGACTCAGGGGGATAAGCAATCATTAGTCAGGGTCACAGACCCCAAGGTCGATGCGGGTAATGCCTTTCTTATCGATGACAAACAGATGTGGAGTTATTCGCCGAAAATTAATCGGGTGATAAAAGTGCCATCATCGATGATGAGTCAAAGTTGGATGGGCAGTGACTTTTCCAATAAAGATGTTAGCCGTACCACGGAGCTTCTCGATGACTATTCACATCGTTTAATTGCGACTGAAGAGCTTGATGGACATAGGGTATACACCATCGAGTCTATTCCCCATGAGTCTGCGCCTGTGGTGTGGGGTAAGCAGGTCACCGTGCTTCGGGATGACTGGGTGATGCTACGTCAGGAGTTCTGGGATCAAGATAACCAGCTGGTGAAAGCCATGGAGTGCGATGATATTGAGCCCGTTGGTAAACGAAGCGTTGCGATGCGTTGTCGTATGTCTCAGGTTGAGAAGGTCGAAGAGTGGACTGAGATCCGTAATCAAAATGTCCACTTCGATATTATCCTGCCCAGCTATATGTTCACTCTTTCTAACCTTAGAAATCCTCGCTGATGAATGGCCAAATTCTATTGGCTTGGCGCAGCCTTTGGCAGCATAAGCGTCGTACCTGGCTAACCCTTGGGGCGATGATTTTCTGTAATAGCCTTTTGGTGTTTATGATCACTCTTCAAGCCGGTACCTATCCGATGATGATCGAAAATACCCTGCGGATCTTTTCCAGCCAACTGCAGATTAATCAGCAGGGTTACTTGGATGAGCCTGAACTGCGTTTACGCATTCTCGATAGTAGTGATTTAGTCGCAAGGTTAGAGCTGCAGTTTCCTGAGCTGATAGTGATCCCCCGTAGTCGCGGCTTTTTATTGGCCGCTAGTGAACAGCGCAGTGTTGGCATGCTAGTTAACGGTGTCGCTCCTGATAAGGAGCGCCTTGCTTCGAGCATTCCACAGCAGATCATTATCGGTCGCTATTTAGAAGCTGGCGATAATAACCTAGTCGTTCTAGGGGAGCGTCTTGCTAAAAATTTACAGGTCACGGTTGGTGATGAACTCACGGTGATGGGCTCAACCATGGAGGGGGGATTTGCCGCAGGAGTATTATCGATAGTCGGGATCTTCAACAGCGGAATTAATGAGCTCGATCGTACAACTTCGCAAGTCTCTTTAGCCACTTTTCAGCGGCTATTTGAGATGCCCAATCAAGTGTCTTTGTTGAGTATCAACGCACCCTCCATGTCACAGGTGAGTTTTTACCAACAGCAGTTGCAAAGCCTTTTACAGCTTTCGAGCGCCGAGGCTAAGTTAACGATTCATGATTGGCAGCAACTTAATCCGGGGATCAAGCAGGGGATCGAAGCGGATCTATCCAGTGCCGTCATCATGTATGCGGTGCTGGTATTACTGGTGATCTTAGGCGTGATGAATACCCAGCTTATGGCCGTGCTGGAACGTACTAAAGAGTTTGGCATCATGCTGGCGATAGGTACTAAACCGAGTCGACTATTTACACAGGTATTAATTGAAACGCTAATGATGGGCATCATTGGCATGTTGCTCGGAGCCCTATTTGGCGGTGTTGTTGCGGGTTACTTTAGCCTAGTTGGTATCGCGCTACCGGGCATGGGGGATATTGGGGCACAGTTTGGTATTGGCGATAGAATATATCCTCTGTTATCGCCACTTTCAGTGCTGATTGGCCCGGTGGTGGTTTGTGTCGGTTCGGTGCTGATCTCTATCTATCCAGCGTTTAAAACCTTAGGCCTCGAGCCTATTAGTGCGATGCAGAGTAAGTAATATGGGGCACATTTTTAATCCTGTTCTATTTGTTTTAGCGTGGCGTAACCTATGGCGCAACGGTAGGCGTACCCTAATTCTGTTGTTAGCGGTCAGCTTTGGGGTTTGGTCGATGATAGTGGTTTCGGCATTTCTACGTGGCATGGTCGATGGCATGAACCAGACTTCGCTAAATAATCTGCCGGGAGAGATCCAGCTTCATCAGCGTGATTTTCTCAATGATCAGAATGTCATGAATCATATTCCTGAGCCTGCAGGCGCGTTGCTGCAGCAACTTCATCAGTCGTGGATTACTCAGTGGGCTTCGAGGGTTCGCTCTCCAGTGATGATTGGCAGCGAGCGAGTGACATTAGGTTCGCAGTTAATTGCCATTGCGCCGCAGCAAGAGCCTTTTACCGTTAATGAACTCGAGCTGGTGGCCGGGAGAATGCTTAAGGATGGTGAGGATAACGGCATTATCATTGGCCAAAAAATGGCGACTCGCCTAAAGACGGCTCTGAATAAACGAGTCGTTATCACATTGCAGGATGTAGACAATGAGATCGCCGAATCTGGGGTTCGTGTTGTTGGGATCTATCATAAACCAACAGAGCAGGAAGAGTTAGCGACTATCTATACCGGTAAAGGCTTTATTCAAAAACTGTTAAACATGCCGGGAATGGTGACCGAAATCGCAGTGTTTACCGATACCAATCAGCCATTAGAGCAGGTGGTCTCGAGTCTTGAATCCGCTGTTGATGATAGCTATGACGTTGCGACTTGGCGGCAACTCAATGGCTATCTTGCGGCAATATCAGATTTGATGAATAGCTACATTATTATCTTTATCGTGATTGTCTTTTGTGTACTCGGTTTTGGCTTAGCCAACACCCTACTGATGTCGATATTTGAACGCCAGCAAGAGATAGGTTTGATTTTAGCGCTGGGATTACAGTCTAAGGCGGTCATTTTGATGATTGTGATAGAGGCTGTTTTGCTGCTTATCAGCGGATTGATCTTCGGCGATACGCTGGCACTGCTCACCACCAATGCTTTATCGGCAGGGGTCGATCTATCCTCTATCGCTGATGGATTGGCAATGGCTGGTATGGATACCACGCTATACCCCGTGGTCTATAGCCAAGATGTTATTGCTGCCAATATTATCGTTATGGTGCTGGGAGTTATCACCAGTTTATGGCCAGCGATTAAGGCGGCACGTTCTAATCCTATAGAATCCATTAATACCGCAGCTTAGGTTGGCTAGGTGGAATATATAAGAAGGTAATCAATGAGTAACATAGTTTGTAAGCAACTGGTCAAAACATTCCTGCAGGGTGATCAGACAATCTATGGCTTAGATCATGTCTCACTCACGATTAAGCAGGGAGAGATGACGGTGTTGTCTGGTCCATCGGGCTCAGGCAAAACCACATTGCTCAATGCGATAGGCGGCTTAGATGAGCCCGATAGCGGCATTGTCTATGTGGGGGATGTTGAGATCACCGGGCTGACAAAGTCACAGCGCGCCGATGTACGTTTGCAGCGAATAGGCTTTGTTTTTCAATCCTATAACCTAATTCCTGTTTTAACCGTCCAAGAAAATATCGAGTTTGTTATGCAGTTGCAGGGGGTATCTGCATCTGAGCGTAAAAAGCGTAGCCAAGAGATCTTGGGCGAAGTGGGGTTAACGGGGCTGGAGACGAGAAGACCAGCGCAGCTTTCCGGTGGTCAGCAGCAGCGGGTGGCCGTAGCTCGCGCCATCGCCTCAAAACCCGTGTTGATCTTAGCCGATGAACCGACCGCCAACTTAGATAGCAAAACATCGGCGCAGTTATTGGAGCTGTTTACCCAGCTTAATCGCCAACATGGCATTACTTTTTTAATCGCCACCCATGATGCGCAGGTGTTTGATTATTGTCGGCGTCATATCTATATGGTTGACGGTAAAATAGTCACTGATTCAACGAGTTGAGGTAGAACGATGGGGAAAGGATGTTGCAGTAAGCTAATCGATAGATTTTTGCTAAGGCGTAAGAGCAATTGCCTAGCCTATCTTGTTGGACTCTGCAGTTTGCCTCTTTCTCTAGCGGCTGCTGAATTGCAGCATCACGGCCATCTTAAGTATGAATATGATGGCTATGCATTTTCAGACTCGAGTGTTTACCAAGCACGTTATGGTCAGCATCAAGTTAATCAAACCGCGCAGCTTCGTTATCACTTAGGCAGTCGCTGGCAATCGGGCTGGCTAGTCGAAGTCGATTATCAACTGCTGGCTGGATATGGAGAACATCGCTTTCAAGCGACGCCATTGATGAATGGTTATTTGGGGTTAAGCTCGGTGATTGACGATGAGCTGCGACTGTTTAATCTTACCAATACACTCTCGGAGCATCGAGACTTTGTGATGCTTCAGCGCTTAGATAGAGCCATTGTCGGCTATCAGACGGATAACAATGTCGTTAAGTTTGGCCGGCAGGCGATCACTTGGGGCAATGGTCAATTTTTTAATCCGATGGATTTCGTTAATCCGTTTGACCCCGCCTCCCTCGACAAGGAGTATAAAACCGGCGATGACATGGTGTATGGTCAGCACCTTCTGCAAGATGGCAGCGATCTACAGGCAGCCTATGTTATTCGCCGAGACGGTGATTCAGATATCACCGCCGATGTCGCCACTCTAGCGCTTAAATATCATGGATTTATTGATTATATATATGAGTATGACCTATTGCTGGCCGAGCATTATGACAATACTGTCGCAGGCGTCTCTAGCATAATCAGTGTTGGCGGAGCTATTTGGGCAACGGATCTGGTCGCTACCTGGGGTGAGACAAATTATCTCTCTCTGGTGAGTAACTGGGGTTACTCCTGGGTTGGCTTCGAGCGCAATATGAGCGGAACCTTAGAATATTTCTATAACGGCCTCGGCATTAGCGATGGAGACTATAGTCCCGAGTCCTTGTTACAACATCCTGAGCTGGTGGCAAAGATAGAGCGGGGTGAACTGTATAACCTAGCGCGGCACTATCTTACCGGTAGCCTTTATATCGAGATGACGCCACTTTGGTCGGTATCGCAAAACCTTTTTTATAATGCATCGGATAATTCGGCGCTGTATCAGGTGCTTAGTCAGAACAGTTTGAGTGATGAGCTTCGCTTAACCACGGCGCTAACCGTGCCTATTGGGGCGAATGGTACCGAATATGGTGGGCTAAAGTTTAGTGACGGTCAGTACTTTAGCTTCGAGTTATTACTATATGCGCAACTCGCTTGGTATTTTTAACGTCGCAGCTTACTAATCAGGATAGCTTGAGATAAGTTAAGTTTGATTTTATTTAGCTCTAGATGTGAGCTTAGATTAAGAGGGAATGAACGAGATTTAATCCTGTATTATTAATGAGTTCTAGCATATCTTCACTCTAAGTCTTTGTTCTATAAATATACAAACAGGATAGAGTGCGGTAACAAGAGAATCGCGCAAACTGTTTCAATATCTGGTATTCTAGCGCCTTATTAGAAGCGACTAACATTGCATATAAATCATGTCCAAACAAGACTCTCTTTGGTTCAAATCTTTACGTTGGCTGCAGCGTAAATTAGTTCACACTGTCGTGGTGCCCCACGATCCATTCGACGATCTCAATTTAGATCCAAGTAAGCCACTCGTGTATGTAATGAAAACTGAATCTGTCAGTGACATTGCTGCGCTTAGTGAGATGACGGAAAAACTTGGTTTACCAAGCCCTTACGAGGAGCTTGAGGTCAATGGTATTAGGGCGCCAAGAGTGGTTTGTCTAGAGGGGAGTAAGCCTCTTTTTGGCCAGCGTGAAGGCGGAGAGCAATACATAGATTATTTCAAGAGACTGCTTAGCGTACATAAGCAAAATCTTGAATTAGATATTCAATTAGTACCTGTTAGTCTTTATTGGGGACGTACGCCTGGTAAAGAAGACGATACTATGCGCGCTGCGGTACTCGAGCGCCAAAATCCGACTTGGCTACGCAAGTGCTTGATGATCCTTTTCTTAGGGCGTCATAACTTTGTCCAGTTTTCTAATGCAGTCTCACTACGTTATATGGCTGATGAACATGGTACTGACAAACGTATCGCGCAAAAACTGGCTCGCGTAGCACGAGCTCATTTCGAACGTCAGCGTAAAGTGATGACGGGGCCACAGCTGCCTAAACGTCAGGCCTTATTTCATGCGCTGCTAAAATCAGATTCGATTACCAAAGCGATTAAAGAGGAAGCGGCAAGCAAGAAGATCTCTGAATCCGAAGCGCGTGCTAAGGCGATGGAGTATCTAGATGAAGTCGCTGCAGACTACTCAGATAGCTTAGTGCGTATTGCCGAGCGCTTCTTAACGTGGCTTTGGAATAAGCTTTATAAAGGCATCAATATTAAAGGTGCTGAGCAGGTTAGACAGTTGCACCACGATGGTCATGAGATTGTTTATGTACCGTGTCATCGTAGTCATATGGACTACTTACTGCTGTCTTATATTCTCTATTATCAAGGTATGGTTCCGCCGCATATTGCTGCAGGTATTAACCTTAACTTCTGGCCTGCAGGCCCAGCGTTCCGCCGTGGTGGTGCCTTCTTCATTCGCCGTAGTTTCGGTGGTAATAAGCTTTACACCGCAGTGTTCCGTGAATATCTCGATCAGTTATTTACTAAGGGTTATTCGGTAGAGTATTTCACTGAAGGTGGTCGTTCACGTACTGGTCGCTTGCTTGCACCTAAAACGGGCATGCTTGCGATGACATTAAACAGTGTGCTGCGTGGGGTAGAGCGTCCAGTCACCTTAGTGCCTGTGTATTTAGGCTATGACCATGTAATGGAAGTGGCAACTTATCATAAAGAGCTCAGCGGTAAGAAGAAAAAGAAAGAATCAGTTTGGCAGATTTTTGGTGCTATCCGTAAGTTAGGTAACTTTGGTCAAGGTTATGTGAACTTCGGCGAGCCAATTACCTTGCATAATTTCTTGAATGAGCAAGTGCCTAGCTGGCGTGATGATATTGCTAAAGATCCCGATCAAAAACCAACTTGGTTAACACCTGTCGTTAATACCTTGGCAAACCAAGTGATGACCAATATTAACGATGCTGCGGCGGTAAGCTCGGTGACGTTAACCAGTATGGTGTTGCTGGCTTCTGAGCAAAATGCGTTGGAGCGCTCTCAGTTAGAGAAGCAGCTAGATCTGTATTTAACCTTGCTCAAAGAGCGACCATATACTGACTATACCTCTGTGCCTGATGGAACGGGTCATGACTTGGTGTCTCAAGGTTTAGAGCTGAAAAAGCTGCAGATTGAAAGTGATCCGCTAGGCGATATCATCTCAATCGATCAAAGTATTGCGATCACCATGACTTATTATCGCAACAACATCATTCACCTTATGGTTCTACCGTCTTTAATCGCCGCCTGTTTGCTGCGTAAAGAGAACTGTGGCCGTAACGACGTTATTAGTATTGTAAATGACTTCTACCCACTGCTTGAAGCTGAGCTATTTATGGGGATTGAAGATCCAAGTCAGTATGCAAACCAGATCCTCGATATCTTAGTGGCTCAAGGGCTAGTTGTTGAATGCGATCATTTTGAGGTTGTTGATAGCAGTATCAACCAGTTGTTACTCTTGTCAGGCACTATCAGCGAAACCATGCAGCGTTATGCAATTTTGTTTAACTTACTTGAAGTTAAGCCAAATATGGAGCGCTCTGAGCTTGAGAAAGACAGCCACCGCCTGGCACAAAGATTAGGCGCACTTCACGGTATTACAGCACCAGAGTTTTATGACAAGAAGCTATACGCTACGCTGAGTGTCAAATTAAAAGAGTTAGGTTACCTAACTGATAATCAAGGGTGTAGCGATATCAAACGTATTAAAGAAAGAGCGAACTTGTTGTTACGTTCATCAGTGAAGCAGACCATTGTCGATAGTGTTCACGCGGAGCACATCGCTTAATGGCTAATCATATGAATGCCGCGGGTCATGAGACCAGCGGCAAGTCTCTGCTGGGCGGAGCAATGATCATCGCGGGCACGGCTGTCGGCGCGGGTATGTTTTCTTTGCCTGTCGTTGGTGCTGGTATGTGGTTCGGTTACTCGCTATTGATGATGGCGGGTGTGTGGTTTTGCATGTTGGTTTCAGGCCTGTTGCTGCTCGAAACCAATCTACATTTTAAGCCTGGCGACAGTTTCGATACTCTGACTCGTACCACCTTAGGTAACTTTTGGCGGATAGTAAACGGCCTGTCTATCGCATTTGTACTCTACATTCTTGCCTATGCTTATATCAGTGGCGGTGGATCGATTGTTAACTATAACTTAGCGTCTGCGGGGATCGAATTACCTCAGGGGATCGCCGGTCTTATTTTCGCCCTTGGTCTGGCCTTTATCGTATTTATTAGCACCAAGGCGGTCGATAGGATCACCACCATCATGCTCGGTGGCATGCTTATCACCTTCTTCCTCGCCGTGGGTAATCTGTTACTCGATGTCGAGTCGGTGAAGCTGTTTAGCCCTGATGGTGAGAACAAGTATCTGCCCTATATGTTGGCTGCACTGCCTTTTGGCCTAGTGAGTTTTGGCTACCATGGTAATGTACCCAGCCTAGTTAAATATTACGGTAAAGATCACCGCACCATCATCAAAGCCATAGTGATCGGTACTGGTATCGCACTGGTTATCTATATCTGCTGGCTTGTTGCAACCATGGGAAATATCTCTAGAACGGATTTCATTGGCATCATAGAGCAGGGCGGTAACATGGGCGTGCTAGTGAATGCCTTGTCCGGCGTGATGACTAGTGATTGGCTAACGACCATGCTAACCCTGTTTGCCAACCTTGCCGTAGCGTCATCTTTCTTAGGGGTCACCTTAGGTCTGTTTGATTATCTGGCGGATCTATTTGGCTTTGATGAGTCACGTTCTGGCCGATTTAAGACCGCAGCGGTGACCTTTCTACCTCCAACAGTGTTGGGTCTTTTGTTTCCGGATGGCTTTCTCGTCGCTATCGGTTTTGCTGCTCTGGCTGCCACCATTTGGGCAGCAATTGTACCTGCTATGATGGCCTATAAAGTCAGGGTTATGTATCCAGATAGCGCTAGCTATAAAGTGCCTGGTGGCAACGCGGTGATTGTTATCGTGATCCTATTTGGCGTTATTACTGCAGCATGTCACCTGTTGGCGATGGCAGGTATGTTGCCGCTATACGGTTAAACGTTACCTGCGAGTCAATCAAAAAAAGCCTCTTTAAAGAGGCTTTTTGTTTTCTAGCTTGAGTTGACTTAAATACTGAGTCGGCGTTTGGCGGCGAAAACGGGCGAATGAGCGGCTAAAGCTGTGGGTATTAGCGTAACCTAGTCGACTGGCAATCTCTGCAATATCCATCCCTTCCAACATATATCTTATCGCTTGATTACACAGAATATAGCCAGATAGATAGGTAAAAGTGAAGCCTAACTTTTGCAGTCGCCTTTGCAGTTGTTGTCGAGAGATATTAAACAGCGCTGCGACGGTATCTACATTTGGCAAGCCGTAATAACGTGAGTAATTGACCATTTCGTAAAGCACTTTTGGGGTGTCGGTAGGTTGAGGCATATTTAAATACTTCTCAAGCTGAGATAGCGGAATTGACGCTGTAACAGGCTCAGGCATATAGCAGTAGTCATCAGTAGACATCAGTAGTTGATCAATGCCTAACCAGATCTCAGTTTGTGGGGCGTTCCAAGAAACAGGGCAGCCAAAGAGCTGTTCTGTTTCTTGTTGTTGGATCGGTGGGCCGCTAAGACGCACTTTACGCGGGCTATAGCTATCGCCAACGTAGTTTTTGATGGCATTAAACAGGGTAAAAGCAACCCGCAAAGAGTCATGAGCTCGTGCTTTATCCTTGACGAATGGATTGCTGTAACACCACTTTAAAATCTTCCCCGACTGCTGAGCATAGTAACAAGCCCCCGACTGAAAACAACACACGCCATGGTTGATACGCCTAAAGGATATGGCTAAATCTGGTGCTCGCAAAAACCAATTCCCGGGAACCTCTAACCCTTGTAAAGTCAGGTGCTGCTGAATTTTCACCATGAAATCGGCTTCACCAGTTAGCAACTCAATCTGTTCAAACCACTTAGACACTTCAGTGAAAGGGATCAACGTCATCCTATCTTGCAGTAGTAAGGCAGGGATGCCTAAATCTGCAGGCGTTACCCCATAATGAGCCTCAACCCCCTCTAATACCGGTGAAATATAGCAAGATCGAATAAAGGCAGTATTGAGCAACATAGTGAATATCCGCAACCGATAGTGACTCAATTGAATCATAAAGTATCGATAATTGATACATAAGTGTACTTCATCTTGTGGTGATGAAAATAAAAGGCAAACTGCGCAGCCAAAACACTTTTTTGAGGTTTTTATCTATGAGCTTGTTCAGCATGCCATTTGTTGATTCTGGAGTTGATACCGCGCTGCATAGTGTTGCTGCAGTGGTTATGGTGCTTACGGTTGCGGCTGCTGCATTTGGATTTTGGAAAATTCACGACATGCCAATTAATAAAGCACACAAGGAACAGCATCACCAAATAGGTTTGATTACTGCGCTGACTTGGATAGGTTTTATTTGGCACTGGGTATGGGTTATTGCGGTAATAGTTGCATTTGTCGATGGTGAAAAGGCCCTGCGCCGAATTAGAGATGTGTGGCGCGAAAATGAACCCGCTACAGAGCAAACAGATGTAACAGTCAAAGAGGAGCAAACGAATGCTTGAGGGGTTAGCGGTATGGGCACTGTTTATTTATCTACTGCGCTTAGTCGGTATGCCATGGAACACCTACAGTAAGGCTTTTGCTTACTTAGGTGGAACAGGTTGGTTAATGTTTGTCTGGGTGGGTTTACTCAACTATACCCCGATGGATCTCTCTGGCGGCTCTTTGGTGCAATCACCGCACATTCAGTTGCGTCCTGCTAATAGTCAGATTCGAGGGGCTGTCGACAACATCTACGTTCAGCCGAATCAGAAAGTAGAGGCGGGTCAGCTAGTTTATGACCTAGACGCTGAGCCTTATCAAATCGCTTTAAATAAAGCGTTAGTCGCAAAAGAAAGTGCCAATGTAGGGCTTTCTCTGGCGGCTGAAGATGTAAAGTTGGCATTAAAGCAACACGAGGTGGCCATTGCCGATGTGAGTATTACCAAGAATCAGCTCAATGCAGCCACTAAAGATCTGGCGTGGAAACAAAAAAACTTGGCGCGTTATATCGAGCAGAATCGTGTGGTACCAGATACGATAACGAAGAGTCAGCTCGATGAGCAACAAACAGCGGTAGACCTTGCTATGGCGCAGGTACAGACCTACTCAACCCAAATTGAAAAAGCGCAGATGGCAGAGCATACCGCGCTGCTTAATATTGAGAAATCACATCTTGCAGTGCAGAGCCGTCAGTCTGATCTGGATAGCGAGCATGAGAATGTGGCTCAGGCGCAGTGGAACTTGGATAACACTAAGATCTATGCTCCTGCCGATGGTTATGTGACTAATTTTATTATGCGTGAGGGGCAGTATATAGGCGTCGCCCCACGTATGCAGATGTACACCAATGAAAAGTATGTGTTGATGCGGGTAAACCATCAGGCTATTCGTAATGTTAAAGTGGGTCAACTCGCTGAATTTGCCTCCGCGGTTTATCCTGGAAAGGTATTTAGCGCCGAAGTCGAAGGCATAGTTGAAGCCACGGGAGAGGCGCAAGGGCGTTTGGTGGCTTTAGATGATAATGTTAGACAAACCACTGGGCAGAATATCAATAATAAGCACCATTTTGTCAGGCTAAAACTGACTGAAACGGGTGATTACGATATTCCTGTGGGCTCGGTTGGCCTTGCCTGGATCTCCGGTACCAAACCGATTGAGTTCTTAGCATTCTTAGATGTGATCCGCGGTATCGTGATCAGAATGAAGTCGCAAATCTACTACTTCTACTCCATCTAATCTAGTCTCACTAAGATAACCCCAAGCCTATAAAGCTTTGGGTTATCTTAATCTAATCTCTTATTCAGTTTGCTTGTTTTTAGCTTAGGCAAAAACACAGTTTCGACCGTTATTCTTAGCTTTGTATAACGCCTCATCAGCGCGTTTTAATGTTTTTTCAAATGTGGTCTCACCATGCTGTTCGGCGACACCAATTGAAATGGTGATATTTAGCGCCTGGTTCGCCTTATGCTTGCTGTTCCTATCTAATTTACTCCTACTTTTTCGCCCCTGCTCGCGTAGTACAATATCGTAGTGACTGATTTTATGCCTTAATTCCTCTAGGTGAGGTAGCACTCGTTCAATATTTTTATTTTCAAACACAATGGTAAATTCCTCACCGCCGTAGCGAAAGACTTGTCCACCGCCTTTTACTTTACTGAGTTTTTTTGCCACTAAGCGCAGTACTTGATCACCCACATCGTGGCCATAGGTGTCGTTAAATTTTTTGAAATGATCGATATCAATCATGGCGAGGCTGTAATGGTTATTGAGTGATAACGCCATGGTATTTAAGGCGCGTCGGGAGGATAGTCCGGTTAACTCATCTTTATAGGCGAGATCATAGAGCGCGAAAAGCATAGAGAATAAGTACGCAGTTGCCAGCATCGATAGCAAGATGGCAAGTGGCATTTCTTTGGGAAGGTAGTGATGAAAT comes from the Shewanella halifaxensis HAW-EB4 genome and includes:
- the plsB gene encoding glycerol-3-phosphate 1-O-acyltransferase PlsB, which produces MSKQDSLWFKSLRWLQRKLVHTVVVPHDPFDDLNLDPSKPLVYVMKTESVSDIAALSEMTEKLGLPSPYEELEVNGIRAPRVVCLEGSKPLFGQREGGEQYIDYFKRLLSVHKQNLELDIQLVPVSLYWGRTPGKEDDTMRAAVLERQNPTWLRKCLMILFLGRHNFVQFSNAVSLRYMADEHGTDKRIAQKLARVARAHFERQRKVMTGPQLPKRQALFHALLKSDSITKAIKEEAASKKISESEARAKAMEYLDEVAADYSDSLVRIAERFLTWLWNKLYKGINIKGAEQVRQLHHDGHEIVYVPCHRSHMDYLLLSYILYYQGMVPPHIAAGINLNFWPAGPAFRRGGAFFIRRSFGGNKLYTAVFREYLDQLFTKGYSVEYFTEGGRSRTGRLLAPKTGMLAMTLNSVLRGVERPVTLVPVYLGYDHVMEVATYHKELSGKKKKKESVWQIFGAIRKLGNFGQGYVNFGEPITLHNFLNEQVPSWRDDIAKDPDQKPTWLTPVVNTLANQVMTNINDAAAVSSVTLTSMVLLASEQNALERSQLEKQLDLYLTLLKERPYTDYTSVPDGTGHDLVSQGLELKKLQIESDPLGDIISIDQSIAITMTYYRNNIIHLMVLPSLIAACLLRKENCGRNDVISIVNDFYPLLEAELFMGIEDPSQYANQILDILVAQGLVVECDHFEVVDSSINQLLLLSGTISETMQRYAILFNLLEVKPNMERSELEKDSHRLAQRLGALHGITAPEFYDKKLYATLSVKLKELGYLTDNQGCSDIKRIKERANLLLRSSVKQTIVDSVHAEHIA
- the mtr gene encoding tryptophan permease, with protein sequence MANHMNAAGHETSGKSLLGGAMIIAGTAVGAGMFSLPVVGAGMWFGYSLLMMAGVWFCMLVSGLLLLETNLHFKPGDSFDTLTRTTLGNFWRIVNGLSIAFVLYILAYAYISGGGSIVNYNLASAGIELPQGIAGLIFALGLAFIVFISTKAVDRITTIMLGGMLITFFLAVGNLLLDVESVKLFSPDGENKYLPYMLAALPFGLVSFGYHGNVPSLVKYYGKDHRTIIKAIVIGTGIALVIYICWLVATMGNISRTDFIGIIEQGGNMGVLVNALSGVMTSDWLTTMLTLFANLAVASSFLGVTLGLFDYLADLFGFDESRSGRFKTAAVTFLPPTVLGLLFPDGFLVAIGFAALAATIWAAIVPAMMAYKVRVMYPDSASYKVPGGNAVIVIVILFGVITAACHLLAMAGMLPLYG
- a CDS encoding AraC family transcriptional regulator — translated: MLLNTAFIRSCYISPVLEGVEAHYGVTPADLGIPALLLQDRMTLIPFTEVSKWFEQIELLTGEADFMVKIQQHLTLQGLEVPGNWFLRAPDLAISFRRINHGVCCFQSGACYYAQQSGKILKWCYSNPFVKDKARAHDSLRVAFTLFNAIKNYVGDSYSPRKVRLSGPPIQQQETEQLFGCPVSWNAPQTEIWLGIDQLLMSTDDYCYMPEPVTASIPLSQLEKYLNMPQPTDTPKVLYEMVNYSRYYGLPNVDTVAALFNISRQQLQRRLQKLGFTFTYLSGYILCNQAIRYMLEGMDIAEIASRLGYANTHSFSRSFARFRRQTPTQYLSQLKLENKKPL
- a CDS encoding MFS transporter, encoding MSLFSMPFVDSGVDTALHSVAAVVMVLTVAAAAFGFWKIHDMPINKAHKEQHHQIGLITALTWIGFIWHWVWVIAVIVAFVDGEKALRRIRDVWRENEPATEQTDVTVKEEQTNA